From Martelella sp. AD-3, a single genomic window includes:
- a CDS encoding LacI family DNA-binding transcriptional regulator gives MADVARLSGVSTMTVSRALKKDSHVSKETRQRILAAVDQLGYVLDQSAGSLSSRKTGFVAALVPSINNSNFSETARGITEALEGSGLQLLLGYTDYSEKKEEQLIQSMLQRRPEGIILTDSTHTPSARRMLVNSGIPVIETWEIPEDPIDSVVGFSNSAVMSDMVKALAAKGYRKFGYIGGTTTRDTRGNIRRSGFLNAIKELGLEPGRMISFGVPPISIEQGAQAIVSMLERWPDTEAVICVSDLSAFGALMECQRRGIKVPDDIAIAGFGDYEISAFCHPRISTVNVGCRDIGRFAAQKLLRELGGDDPGGDELILTPYQVLLREST, from the coding sequence ATGGCGGATGTCGCACGGCTATCCGGCGTTTCAACGATGACAGTCTCTCGGGCGTTGAAAAAAGACAGCCATGTCTCGAAGGAAACACGGCAACGTATTCTCGCCGCCGTCGATCAGCTTGGCTATGTTCTCGATCAGTCGGCCGGCTCTCTCTCCTCGCGCAAGACCGGTTTTGTGGCCGCGCTTGTGCCATCGATCAACAATTCGAACTTCTCTGAAACAGCGCGCGGCATTACCGAAGCGCTTGAAGGTTCGGGTCTGCAGCTTCTGCTGGGTTACACAGACTATTCCGAGAAAAAAGAAGAGCAGTTGATCCAGTCCATGCTGCAGCGCCGACCGGAAGGCATTATCCTGACTGACAGCACGCATACGCCCAGCGCCAGACGCATGCTCGTCAATTCAGGCATTCCGGTGATCGAGACCTGGGAAATCCCCGAAGACCCGATCGACAGCGTAGTCGGTTTTTCCAACAGCGCGGTGATGAGCGACATGGTGAAGGCGCTTGCTGCCAAGGGGTACCGGAAGTTTGGCTATATCGGCGGCACAACAACCCGCGATACGCGCGGCAACATACGCCGGTCGGGCTTTCTCAATGCAATCAAGGAGCTGGGTCTTGAACCCGGACGGATGATCTCTTTCGGCGTACCGCCAATTTCGATCGAACAGGGCGCGCAGGCCATCGTTTCGATGCTTGAACGCTGGCCGGATACAGAGGCGGTGATCTGCGTCTCCGACCTTTCTGCCTTCGGCGCCTTGATGGAATGCCAGCGACGCGGCATCAAGGTGCCGGACGATATTGCGATCGCCGGTTTTGGCGATTACGAGATTTCCGCCTTCTGCCATCCGCGCATTTCCACGGTAAATGTCGGTTGTCGCGATATCGGGCGCTTTGCCGCCCAGAAATTACTGCGCGAACTGGGGGGCGACGACCCAGGCGGGGACGAACTGATTCTGACGCCCTACCAGGTGCTTCTGCGCGAAAGCACATGA
- a CDS encoding SMP-30/gluconolactonase/LRE family protein — protein sequence MFGILEGSGFEVLDPRFETCFVGHARVERLWTGGRWLEGPAWFAPGRFVLFSDIPNNRMMRFDEASGETCVFRQPSNNSNGNTVDQFGRLVTCEHLSRRVTCTEFNGEIRVIADRYDGKRLNSPNDVVVKSDGTIWFTDPSYGIMHDYEGDYGEQEIAGCHVYCVDPETGRTSRVADDFEKPNGLAFSPDEGLLYIADTGATHLEGGPRHIRKFRVGDENELADLGIFATCTNGLFDGFRVDRSGRIWTSAADGVHCYDPDGTLIGKLHLPETVSNLTFGGAKRNRLFITATTSLYAVYVTANGSKLG from the coding sequence ATGTTCGGAATTTTGGAGGGAAGCGGCTTCGAAGTGCTCGATCCGCGCTTTGAAACGTGTTTCGTCGGCCATGCGCGGGTGGAGCGGCTTTGGACCGGAGGCCGTTGGCTGGAAGGGCCTGCGTGGTTTGCTCCGGGCCGGTTTGTGCTGTTTTCCGACATCCCCAACAACCGGATGATGCGTTTCGACGAGGCGAGCGGCGAGACCTGCGTTTTTCGTCAACCGTCGAACAACAGCAATGGCAATACGGTCGACCAATTCGGCCGTCTCGTCACCTGCGAACACCTTTCCAGGCGTGTTACGTGCACGGAGTTTAACGGTGAGATCCGAGTGATTGCCGATCGCTATGATGGCAAGAGGTTGAACTCTCCCAATGATGTTGTGGTCAAATCCGATGGCACGATCTGGTTTACAGATCCCTCTTACGGGATCATGCATGATTACGAGGGCGATTATGGCGAACAGGAAATCGCCGGTTGCCATGTCTATTGCGTCGATCCCGAGACAGGGCGGACAAGTCGCGTTGCCGACGATTTCGAGAAGCCGAACGGGCTTGCATTTTCGCCCGACGAAGGCCTGCTCTATATTGCCGATACCGGCGCTACCCATCTGGAGGGCGGACCGCGCCATATCCGCAAGTTTCGTGTCGGTGATGAAAATGAACTCGCGGACCTTGGGATTTTCGCCACCTGCACAAACGGACTGTTCGACGGTTTCCGTGTTGATCGCAGCGGCAGGATCTGGACCAGTGCGGCCGATGGCGTCCACTGCTACGATCCCGACGGAACCCTGATCGGCAAGTTGCATCTGCCGGAAACCGTTTCAAATCTCACCTTTGGCGGCGCAAAGCGCAACCGGTTGTTCATCACCGCAACGACCTCGCTTTATGCGGTCTATGTCACCGCCAATGGCAGCAAACTGGGATAA
- a CDS encoding NAD(P)-dependent oxidoreductase, producing the protein MKIAFLGTGLMGAPMALNLIKAGFSLTVWNRSPGKTAALEKAGASVAETPAAAVIGADVVITMISDGPAVADLLFTQGVAEKIPAGAIVIDMSSIKPGEARDHAGRLAEIGVSHIDAPVSGGTRGAEAGRLAIMAGGDEAAFARVATVFEPMGNAILLGPSGSGQLAKLANQAIVAITIGAVAEATLLVREGGVDPARFRAVLQGGFADSVILQQHGARMQSGDFTPGGRSAFQLKDLENVLAECRVMGLSLPLTMLQRDRFADLVIRLEGGDLDHSALFLELLDCNNLS; encoded by the coding sequence ATGAAAATCGCATTTCTGGGGACCGGGTTGATGGGCGCGCCGATGGCGCTGAACCTTATCAAGGCAGGCTTTTCCCTTACCGTCTGGAACCGAAGCCCGGGAAAGACTGCCGCACTCGAAAAGGCGGGGGCGTCCGTCGCCGAAACGCCTGCCGCCGCGGTGATCGGCGCCGATGTCGTGATCACCATGATCTCGGATGGTCCGGCCGTCGCCGACCTTCTGTTCACGCAGGGTGTGGCCGAGAAAATCCCGGCCGGTGCGATCGTTATCGACATGAGTTCGATCAAGCCGGGAGAGGCGCGCGACCACGCCGGGCGGCTGGCGGAAATCGGCGTCAGCCATATCGACGCGCCGGTCAGCGGCGGAACGCGCGGCGCCGAGGCGGGACGTTTGGCGATCATGGCCGGTGGCGACGAGGCCGCGTTCGCACGGGTCGCCACCGTTTTTGAGCCAATGGGAAACGCGATCCTGCTTGGGCCCTCCGGCAGCGGGCAACTGGCCAAGCTCGCCAATCAGGCGATTGTCGCCATCACCATCGGCGCGGTGGCCGAGGCAACGCTTCTGGTCCGCGAAGGCGGTGTGGATCCGGCGCGTTTCCGAGCCGTGCTTCAGGGCGGTTTCGCCGATTCCGTCATCCTGCAGCAGCACGGCGCCCGCATGCAATCGGGCGATTTCACCCCCGGCGGACGCTCCGCCTTTCAACTGAAGGACCTGGAAAATGTGCTGGCGGAATGCCGCGTGATGGGGCTTTCCCTGCCCCTGACGATGCTGCAGCGCGATCGCTTCGCCGATCTTGTGATCCGGCTTGAGGGCGGTGATCTGGACCATTCAGCACTGTTTCTTGAACTGCTCGACTGCAACAACCTGTCCTGA